The Lathyrus oleraceus cultivar Zhongwan6 chromosome 5, CAAS_Psat_ZW6_1.0, whole genome shotgun sequence genome includes the window TTTAGACAAATTCTACCTAGTATACTAAGAGGTAATAAGTCTGATATTATTCATGCTACAATCAATGCTTCATATATTTGGGATCATTACAAAGTCTTGAATCTTACAAAGAATATGCGACTATAAAGTGGTACATCTATTTCATTAAAGGGAGAAGTCAACTTTTTTTCTGAATAAATACTTCAAATTGGTGATGGAAAAACATCTGAACCAAATGATGGATATACTGAAATTACAATTCTTAAAGAATTTCTAATATGTAACTTCAATGATCCAATTGAAGCCATTGTTACATGTATATATCCCGACTTGATTAACAACTACAAAGAGTATAATTATCTTCAAAGTATAGCAATATTGACTCCCACAATTGATGTGGTAAATCAAATTAATGATCATGTCACAAACCTTATATCATATACTTTTTAATTTTAAATGGTTATCTAATAACATTTATTGTCAACACAAAACTTCTTTAATTCATTATCCTTTTTCCCTTACTATTTTTTTATCAATTATTTTGAAACGTTATAGTTTTAACTACATTGCAGGAGATGAAAAGGAATATCTAAATTCTAAGTTCTAACCCAATTCACAAATCCGAGGTAAACAATATTGATGTTTTTGAACATTTAACTCCTGAATTCTTGAGATGTTTGAAATTTGTTGACTTGTCAAATCATTCAATCAAGTTGAAAATATGCATAACTATTATGTTGTTGCGAAATTTGGATCAATGTGAGGGGTTATGTAATAGTAGAAAACTAACCGTTACAAGACTTGTTAATCATGTCATTGAAGCAAAAATCATTTCAGGCTAGTCAAGCTTGTAAGAAGACAATTTCATATTATTGTTTCTTTTGCCATGACTATTAATAAGTCTCAAGGACAATCATTAAGATATTTATACTTATCTATTGAGATATTTAGTCATGATCAATTATATAATGCATTTTTTAGAGTAAAAAACAAAGAAGGATCGACAATCTTAATTCATAACAACTTAAAATAAAATTTGGATACAACCACAAATGTTGTATTCAAAGAAGTTTTTCAAAACATCTGATAGATAAAGAAAATACAAATATCAAAATGATAGTTCTATATGATTTTCTTAACATTTTTTCTTATTTCATTTTATATTTCTAACTTATTTTATTCTAATTGTATATCTCAAACTTGTTAGCTTTCAGATTTTCATTTGATGATTTATTATTACTTCTTATTATATTTTCTCTAAACTTATTAATATATACATAATctttcaattatttattttaatttattgTATTCATCACATTATACTTCGGACAATAATACTAGACAAAATTTTATCTACCCATACGGATGCACATGTATATTCATAATTTTTCCTTTATGGTAAATTATGAATGAAATATGAATCGTCTATCAGATCAATAAAAAAGTTAAACAAATAACTTTTAATATTTTGTTTAAACATTTTGAAATAAGTTTCTTCTAGAAAGAGAATGACAAGACACATGCATGAAATTCATTTTAGTTAATATTTTTCTCAAACTCTTTCTCACTCTAGGTTTTTACAATCTTTTTTGTAAGCACTCCTTAAGGATTAGATAAAGATTTATAGTTTATTTTGTAAAGTGATTTGATCCTCAATTCAATTTTTAAAATATACTAAGGGTGAGTATTGAAAGTGACATGAGTAGTATAGGGCTATACCATGTCATTAGAAACAAACAACAAGGACAATTACGTAAATAAATCAAACTAAAAAAGAAAGCTCTGTTTTGAGTAATCGATATGCGTGCAATacaatctctctctctctctctctctgacTTTATTCCCACTGTTTCAGCTCAGATCACTGTCTCATTTCTCAAATCATAacctctctctccctctctctctttCTTCTCCCTCAAACCCGTTTCAAGTTTCTCAATCCCGTTTTTTTGATGTTCAATATGCTTAGGGTTTCATTCTTCAATCTTCATTGCCTTTTATAGTACTACATATCTCAAAACATCATTTTTCATTCACACCACCTTTTCAAACCTTCTTCCTCAAGCTCCACAGACTCTTCAGTTTAAAGGGTCGCTTCAAAGTTTGAATTTTTCTGACTATTTTTATGGCTTTTACATTGGGCTTTTGCCCAAATAAAAGAAAAACGCGTAAATTCAGTTGAGGAGCTTCGGAGTTTAGCTCAGTGGAAAAAAGATTAAGTTTTGGTAAGTGGGTTTTCGGTTTTTTTTCTTCTAGAGATATTATATAAGACTGCAAAAATTCCGTTTTTTTTGTGACAAAAAAAAACAGTTGGCGTAACTGGTTTTGTTAAAACCAGAAAAAGAAACGTGTTTGAAGGTTGTTAGAACAAGGATTTCGTGTTTCACTGTTTGGATTTTTATGTTTAGTTCCGTTTCACTTCTCAGTTTTCTCTGATAcctgttttttttcttcttcattTGAACTTGTTTATTTGTAATTGTATATGTATTTGTTTATGTATTTGTGTTTTGTGTGAGTAGTGTAGTATAATCTACCCTTTTTTGGGGTCTAAGAGTGAGTGTTATAAGAAGAATCTTGTCGTGCTTGTTGTTGTGTTGTATTGGTTCTTTTAGGTTTACTTTTGGGGTGTGATTGTTTATGATTTTGATATATTGAGAATAGGAGAAGAAGATGGCAATGGCTGTTGCACAACAGCAGAGAGATAACAGCATTGAGAGACACATTGATTCTTCTGGGAAATATGTGCGCTACACTGCTGAACAGATTGAAGCTTTGGAGAAGGTTTATGTGGAATGCTCTAAGCCAAGTTCCTTGAGAAGGCAACAGCTGATTCGGGAGTGTCCGGTTTTAGGCAACATTGAGCCTAAGCAAATCAAGGTTTGGTTTCAGAATAGAAGGTAATGAAGATTTTGGTTTCACCTTGTGCTGTGAAGGGGTTTGGCTTTTTTGGTTGTTTGACTTGATTTGTGccttttttttgttttgttttgcaGGTGTAGAGAGAAGCAGAGAAAAGAGGCTTCTCAGCTTCAGACTGTGAATAGGAAACTAGCGGCAATGAACAAGCTGTTGACGGAGGAAAATGAGCGGTTGCAGAAACAGGTTTCGGAGCTGGTGAATGAGAATGGGTTTATGCGCCAGCAATTGCAACCCGTAAGCCCTGTCATTGTTCATTTTCATTCACTACTAGTATAATTTTTTGTGAATTGATAATTATCATGGTTTGATTAAGGAACGTAGCTGTTATCTGATATGATTTGTGTTGTTTCAAATGTTGATTCGTATTGTTACTTGCTGTCGTGTAATTGCAGGCCGTCTCAGCAGCTCCAAATGCTGATGGCAATGGCAATGATTCTGCGGCTGCTACTCCTCGGAGTACCATGAGAGATGCTAATAGCCCTGCTGGGTAATTTGAGGGCTTATGATTTGAGAGcttttttatttgatttatttatCTTGTGGAGCTttctttgattgatttttttattaTGATCCTTCAGATTCCAATCAATTGCAGAGGAAACATTGGCAGAGTTCCTTTCAAAGGCTACAGGAACTGCTGTCGAATGGGTCCAGATGCCTGGGATGAAGGTAGAGAGAATCATGCTTCTAAGTGAATGATTGATTTTTGCTTTTACAATTGATACTGTACTGATTTTGATATTGAGGTCAAGTTCTTTCCAATGTCGATACTATATTTACTTTCAAACTTTGTTTTGTCAGCCTGGTCCGGATTCGGTTGGGATATTTGCCATTTCTCAAGGTTGTAACGGAGTGGCAGCTCGAGCCTGTGGTCTTGTTAGTTTAGAACCTTCAAAGGTAATTAAAAAGGGGAATAATAAGTATTGATATTTTTCAGTCATTTCTTTTAACATTAATTAAAGTTTGTAAGCTTTCTGAATTTTTGAATTGCCTAAAATTTTCAATAGATTGTGGAAATCCTTAAAGACCGCTCAACTTGGTTTCGGGATTGTCGGAGTTCAGAAATGTTCACAATGTTCTCAACTGGAAATGGAGGGACAATTGAACTTCTTTACACACAGGTGAGCAATGAAGTATGGAATTTAGCAGCCGTTATTTATTATTTAGTAAGCCTCGTGCATAAACGTTTAAGTTTGCTGCAGACATATTCTCCAATGACGCTGTCTACTGCTCGGGATTTCTGGACTCTAAGATACACTACAAATCTTGACAATGGAAGTATTGTGGTGAGTATAGTTGTAGTACAATGACTCTAATGCATTACTATTGGGAAGATTATTTAGTATAATTGCACTTATGATATTTTATTACACTTTGTAAGGTTTGTGAAAGGTCACTGTCTGGTTCTGGTGCTGGCCCTAATGCCGCTGCGGCCTCACAGTTTGTGAGAGCTGAAATGCTCCCTAGTGGCTACTTGGTTCGACCATGTGAAGGTGGAGGGTCAATCATCCACATTGTAGACCACCTAGACCTACAGGTTTGAGTTCTCGGCAATTAGCTAATAATGCGTAGGACATTTTTTAACTTCTTTTCATATACATTAATTAACATGATTGATATTTTCTTCAAGGCATGGAGTGTTCCAGAAGTGCTGCGGCCATACTATGAATCATCAAAAATGGTAGCTCAGAGAATGACGATTTCTGTAAGTACACTAATATTAATTCATAATGTTGGATTCTATCTCAAACTTTGGTAGACTATGGCGATTATTATAGACGGAGATATTAATATGGTAGCTTTTGTGACAGGCACTTCGCTATATCAAGCAAATAGCGCAAGAAACAAGTGGTGAGGTGGTATATAGCATGGGCAGGCAACCTGCTGTTTTGAGAACTTTTAGCCAGCGGTTGATCAGGCACGTCAATACCATTTTAGCATGCTGTATACAAAATAATCTTTTGTATTGGTTATAATAATGAATCATTGTTGCAGAGGATTCAACGATGCTGTCAATGGATTCAATGATGATGGCTGGTCTGTTGTGCACTGTGACGGCGACGGGGGTGTTACTATTTCAGTAAATTCAATCAAGAATTTGAGCAGCACTTCTAATCCAGCAAGTTCCCTTTCACTCCTTGGAGGAATTGTCTGTGCCAAAGCTTCTATGTTACTCCAAGTGAGTTTGTAAACCCGCCGGCACGCACGAGATATTAAATGGCCCTTTAGTTTAACATTTAGATCTTCTAATTGTTACACGAAAGTTTTCACTTTGCTTTACTTGCAGAACACCACTCCCGCTGTTTTAGTTCGCTTTCTGAGGGAACATCGCTCAGAGTGGGCTGATTTTAGTGTTGACGCCTTTTCTGCTGCATCGCTTAAAGCTGGCACCTATGGCTATCCTGGAATGAGGTCGACGAGGTTCACCGGAAATCAAGCAATCATGCCTCTTGGACAGACAATTGAACATGAAGAGGTATAGATCCTAGATGGAATTGCATCTTGATTTGTGTCATGGATCCACTAGGGAGATTATTGCTGCTTGCTTGACCTTGACCATATCGATCTGCGTTAACTTTCCAGATGCTAGAAATTATCCGCCTTGAAGGCCATGCACTTGGTCAAGAAGATTCTTTTGTTTCGAGGGATGTTCATCTCTTACAGGTGCTTCCTCTAATTttattttgcttgtttgttaGTTTCTTGCTGCTGCTGTTGTTACTCTTATCATCACAATCACCATTATTTGAGCAGTTATGTAATGGAATTGACGAGAATGCCGTGGGAGCTTGTTCCGAGCTCATATTTGCTCCAATTGACGACATGTTCCCAGAAGATGCTCCATTGGTGCCTTCTGGTTTCCGCATTGCCCTGTTGAATTCACAGCCAGTTGAGTCCTGTTTCTTTGCATTTGATTTTCTCTAATTGTTACCTTTGGTCAAGCCTTGTAATCAAATTGGCGACATAATGTATTTCAGGGAGATAAAAACAATGCAATGACAGCAAATCGAACCTTGGATTTGACATCGGGTCTTGAAATAGGCACGGCAACAACTCATGCCACTGGTGACGCATCGTGTCCTAACAATCGATGCGTGTTGACCGTTGCCTTCCAGTTTCCTTTTGAGAGTGGTCTGCAGGATAATGTTGCAGCCATGGCAAGTCAGTATGTCCGTCGCGTGATTTCCGCCGTGCAGGCAGTTGCTATCGCTATATCTCCATCCAATACTAACCCCACTGTTGGAGCAAAACTCTCCCCTGGCTCTCCAGAAGCCCTTACACTAGCTCAATGGATCTCCAAGAGCTATCGGTAAGTCTGCATGAATCTCAGATTTTCACACTATCAACGTTACCAACACGATTCTCTATTTATGCATCTTTCAATATTTCTCATCTCAAATCAGTAACTGTTTCGCGACGGAGCTGCTGAGATTCGAATGTCTTACCGGTGATATGGTACTAAAACATTTGTGGCATCATCCAGATGCTATTTTATGCTGTTCTTTGAAGGTATGTCCACAATCTCATCTTATAGTACAAAACTGATCTTTTGCATGTAATAATATTTTAATATAAGACGTCTGTATTCTGTTTGGTTTCGCAGGCGGTGCCTGTATTCATCTTCGCAAACCAGGCCGGCCTCGACATGCTGGAAACAACACTAGTGGCTCTACAAGACATCTCCCTGGACAAAATATTCGACGATCCCGCTCGCAAGAATTTGATTGGGTATTTTGCCAAACTAATGCAGCAGGTAATATCCTCAAGTTTGACATTGTTAGCATTTTTATCGTTTACAACCTGAAATTTGCTTTTAACAACTCAGTATCCTTCAGGGCTTTGCTTGCATGCCAGCTGGGATCTGCATGTCAACAATGGGGCGACACGCGTCATACGATCAAGCTGTCGCGTGGAAAGTGCTCGCAGAAGACAACGGTGTTCACTGTTTGGCTTTCTCTTTCATGAATTGGTCATTTATATGAGAAACAAACAAGGGTAGAGAGTTTTGAGAGGGAAAgtaaaatttgaaaattttgtTTATGCACATTACAAGATCGTGTTTGGATCATTTTCATTTGATTAAATTTGTTAGTTTGGAGCTAAGAACAAAATGATTCGATCTTGTAAAATTTTGTGATTGGCAGAATAAGAATGAATGAGGTGGGGACTTAATGGTATAGATTTTGTGAAGTTGTTTTTGTTTGGAATATCTGACAAGTCAGGTAACATAAAACATGGATGATGCATGCTAATAAAGTGAATCAGAATAAATTTGTTGATGTTGAGGAAGTTTGTCTTGTTGTGCATTGTAGGGTATGTGTTACAATCAATGTGTTTGGTGACTTGTTACCAAGTCCATTTGTTGTAACATGACATTCATTATGTCGTTTTGTTGCTATTTGTTGAAAGTGAAGTAACTACCTCGTTTATTAGCCTCTTTTTCTTGGGGGAACTAAACATATTGGTTCTTAAAATCGAGATCTAACATAAGATCGGGAGGAGGAGATAACAAGATTGTAAAATATAGTGATATCGTAAAACTCTTTAGTATTCAATATGCATCAAATTTTCATCTAGATGCACCACGTTTACATAACATTTACATTTTCTTTTTCGACTTCATTAACGATCATCACCATTTTTGAAATTACCAATGATTGTTTTCTACTTCAGCTACATACCATCAATCATCATCTTTAAAATCATCTATGATTAGATCTTGTTTTATTTTTTCTCTCAGCCATCTTTTGGCCAATCTTATATTTATCACCACCTATATAAAATCATTGTTTTTTGTTTCAACTGATTTCTTTTCTTGGCATGGACCTAAAACACATCTCCTCCCTTGTTTCACTTCGTTATGATCTTTAAAATCATGGAGTAAGATAATATTCTAATGCAAATGTTTATGCATTGGTTTGTTTTGTCTCTTGTCAATAGTTTTCCATAACAGTTGGCAACTAAAGAATgataaaaattaattaatttataaataaatattatataaaaTTCATAAATGATTTTATAGAATCAAATACCTTTTTTTCTTATTATTGTTGCTAGTTTGTATATTTTCTTTTACTTGATTCATTACTTCACATCTACGAAGTACATACACCTCTAAGAGTAGGCATGTCGCGGTGTCGACATGCGTCAGTGTCCGACACTTGCATGACACTCATATGACATTTGTCGAAAAAGTCAGACAAGTGTCCttaaaaaaaattttttttttctttgcttCAGCATACTTCACATTTTTTTTGGACAAACTTCACACACATCTAAAGAGTTAAACATGTATTTAAACAATGTTATCAACGAATAATTAAACACATGAACTTTGTTTAGAATATTTTTAACTTTTTAAATAATAGATAGATAAATGAAACTCAAATATTATCATATACGTAACATTGTCGGTGTCCTATATTTTAACATTATCAGTGTCAGAGTGCCTGTGTTGTATCGTGTTTCGGTGTCCGTGTCGGAGTATGTGCTTCATAacttcacacacacacacacctctctctctctctctctctctctctctctcttctctctctctctcttctctctctctctctctctctctctctctctctctcttctctctctctctctctctctctctctctctctctctctctctctctcttctcttctctctctctctctctctctctctctcttctctctctctcctctctctctctctctctctctctctctctatattatatatatatatatatatatatatatatataatatatatatattatatatatatataatatatatatatatatatatatataatataatgGATTCTCATCAAAATTTATATACAAGACTTTAAATAATGGAAAGTACTCTCCCGTTTCACAATGAAGGCCGTTTTAGAAAAAAATATTTGTTTCAAAATGAATGTCATTCTCACTTTTCAATGTAGAAATAATGACTATTTTTCCAATTGTGTCCTCTATACACTATTTCCAATACATTAATAAGGTTAATTTAGTAAAAATACAATGTTTTATGACAATATTATTGCAATCCTTAATCTGCGTGCAAAAACTTTAAACAACAACCATTTTGAAATGGATGGAGTATATGGGAGTGCAACTTCCGTTAGATGTATTTTGCATGATGTgaaaactaggatactttagcgttaatGTATATTGGATGGTATCCTCTTATTCTCTATGTGCATTTTAGCATTGGGAAACATAAAAACATTTGGAAACAAGTTGGAAAAGGTCCCATGCataaaaaatgcatgaaaactattttttgtgaaaaattgcATTATAGGTCGGCACATACGactataggtcgacctatagaatTTTTTTCTACTATAGATCAACACATCCATTCCATAGGTCGACACCCATGCTGCATTATTGAAGTCTATAGGTTCTGTTCCATGTGCTGCCtcttcaggtcgacacataggcAACACATGACCTAAACAGACTGATGCATGGCCTTATACAGGTCGACCTATGTGTCAAACAGGTTGGCACATGACTTTCATAGGTCGACCTATGCAACAAAATTTTccaaaatttcataattttttttcaaatcttttgcattcTTTTTGCCTCAaaacatgcatgcatataaatacttcatacatgcatcatttaCTAGTAAGATTTCTAGTGAGTAAAACCTATACGAAATCgggatttcaaagcattctcatcatcttcaacctctcttctatgcatacacataatcaaactacacataatctttttttgattgggtgccatctagattagggTTGATAACTTCCAATTTAGGTTGATTGTTCCATAATAttgggttgagaactttgaggATTTCAAATCAGAACCAATGTgaggttttccttcaagatctttagggtttgaaggttttgaACAAGATTACACAATCCAGATCCGACCGAGTGAAGTCTTTGAAGAACGAGAGGTTCTTGGAGAAGGAGTAGCGTGAGGCGGTGGATCACATTGGTAAATCTTGAGTttcattaagtgtgcatttaaAATTAATTCGATCAAGTGAAAGCTTTGAATAACAAGGGATTTCGTTCAAAGAAGTAGCGTGAGATAGTGAATTGAAGCGACATTGCTTgttacttgatcaatctttgatcaagggaagagaaggTGGTAGAATCAACATCTAACCTAAGGTTTGTAGGGTCATATTGCTAAATCTATCTTGTATTAAAACGTTTGCAAAGTAAGATATATTACACGCATACCCATAGCGAGGCCGATTGGGGAattgcctaaacaaatccttatGTACTCTCTCTTTATCTCTCTTTTATTTTCGATTTGCAAATTGTCAATTGCCTTAATCGTTTGATCAATtttgtttggatcataattttgaatatattttgaaattggtgttgttgtgtagatcacaaaccatttggttgtgattggatttttAGAATAATACCACATAGAATCTCAAACATTATTGATCACACACTAAGTGTTCAAAAAATTGCTTCACTTGATTTTTGTGTGAATTTttcattggagatagactttcCATATTACTTTGCATTCAACTAGTTGTGATTAGTTGTTGTTGATCGACTTGTGAATCATTATCACACTGTTGCCGTTAATACGTATATCTGAGCTTTTTGATAGCGAGTTCAATTATACAATTTTTGATCCGGgatatttgaaacttgcttccgtgtcataaaattttcaaactattttttATCAAGTTTTTAACTCGGGATATATTTATCCCCTCTAGATCTAGGTCTATCGTCTAACAATATCATTTAAGAAAATAATAAAGTTCTTCCAATAGTCTTTGTCTAAGAAAATTTTCAACTAATTTTTCGTCTTTTTTCTTGGCAAATGAATTATCTTTCCATTGCTTGAAAGTGAACATCATATACTCCACTTTTTTCATTCAAGCAACCCAAACATGAGTAAAACGTTGCAAAAGGAGTGATGTCAGGTCTAATCAACTCACCTCATTCAATATAATGATGCAACAAAGTTACAAGATCAATCATAACA containing:
- the LOC127087050 gene encoding homeobox-leucine zipper protein REVOLUTA yields the protein MAMAVAQQQRDNSIERHIDSSGKYVRYTAEQIEALEKVYVECSKPSSLRRQQLIRECPVLGNIEPKQIKVWFQNRRCREKQRKEASQLQTVNRKLAAMNKLLTEENERLQKQVSELVNENGFMRQQLQPAVSAAPNADGNGNDSAAATPRSTMRDANSPAGFQSIAEETLAEFLSKATGTAVEWVQMPGMKPGPDSVGIFAISQGCNGVAARACGLVSLEPSKIVEILKDRSTWFRDCRSSEMFTMFSTGNGGTIELLYTQTYSPMTLSTARDFWTLRYTTNLDNGSIVVCERSLSGSGAGPNAAAASQFVRAEMLPSGYLVRPCEGGGSIIHIVDHLDLQAWSVPEVLRPYYESSKMVAQRMTISALRYIKQIAQETSGEVVYSMGRQPAVLRTFSQRLIRGFNDAVNGFNDDGWSVVHCDGDGGVTISVNSIKNLSSTSNPASSLSLLGGIVCAKASMLLQNTTPAVLVRFLREHRSEWADFSVDAFSAASLKAGTYGYPGMRSTRFTGNQAIMPLGQTIEHEEMLEIIRLEGHALGQEDSFVSRDVHLLQLCNGIDENAVGACSELIFAPIDDMFPEDAPLVPSGFRIALLNSQPGDKNNAMTANRTLDLTSGLEIGTATTHATGDASCPNNRCVLTVAFQFPFESGLQDNVAAMASQYVRRVISAVQAVAIAISPSNTNPTVGAKLSPGSPEALTLAQWISKSYRNCFATELLRFECLTGDMVLKHLWHHPDAILCCSLKAVPVFIFANQAGLDMLETTLVALQDISLDKIFDDPARKNLIGYFAKLMQQGFACMPAGICMSTMGRHASYDQAVAWKVLAEDNGVHCLAFSFMNWSFI